The Enterobacter huaxiensis sequence TATCTCGGCAAGCCGCCGTCGCAGCTGAGCTATTCTGAGGCCGCGCTGCTGGCGGTATTGCCGCAGGCACCCAGCCGGCTACGCCCGGACCGCTGGCCGGAACGCGCGGAAGCGGCGCGGAATAAAGTACTCGATCGGATGGTGACGCAGGGCGTCTGGTCTGCAAAACAGGTCCAGGAATCCCGCGAAGAACCGGTATGGCTGGCACCGCGGCAGATGCCACAGCTCGCGCCCCTCTTTTCACGCATGATGCTCGGTAAAAGCCGCGACACCAAAATTGTTACTACGCTCGATGCGGCCCTGCAGCGGCAGCTTGAAGAACTGGCGCTTAACTGGAAATCACGCCTGGCAGAACGAAGCTCGCTGGCGATGATCGTGGTAGATCATACGGATATGAAGGTGCGCGGCTGGGTGGGATCGGTTGATATCAGCGACGACACGCGTTTTAGCCACGTGGATATGGTCAACGCGATCCGATCCCCGGGATCGGTGCTCAAGCCCTTTATCTACGGTATGGCGCTGGACGACGGCCTGATCCACCCCGCATCGCTGCTTCAGGACGTTCCGCGAAAAACCGGAGATTACCGGCCGGGTAATTTTGACAGCGGATTTCACGGCCCCGTCAGCATGAGCGAGGCGCTGGTGCGTTCGCTGAACCTCCCGGCCGTCCAGGTGCTCGAAGCGTTCGGACCAAAACGTTTTGCGGGGATGCTCAGCAACGCAGGCTTGCCGCTCATACTGCCTTCAGGCGCGCAGCCGAATTTATCGCTGATTTTGGGCGGCGCAGGCGCGCGCCTGTCGGATATCACCGCGGCGTACAGCGCCTTTGCCCGACACGGAAAGGCGGGGCGACTGCGCGTCCAGCCGGGCGATCCGCTGCTCGAACGTCCGCTGCTCTCGCCTGGCTCGGCGTGGATCATTCGCCGTATTCTGGCTAATGAGGCTCAGCCGCTACCGGATGGCGCGCTGCCGCAGATAGCGCCTCTGGCATGGAAAACCGGCACCAGCTATGGCTACCGCGACGCGTGGGCCGTCGGGTTGAATGCCCGTTACGTCATTGGCATCTGGACGGGGCGACCAGATGGGACACCGGTGGCGGGTCAGTTTGGTTTTGCGAGTGCGGTGCCGCTGATGAACCAGGTCAATAACCTGCTTCAGTCTCGCTCGACGGTTGATGAGGCGCGCCTGCCGCGCGATCCTCGCCCGGACAGCGTAGGGCGGGGGGTGATCTGCTGGCCGGGCGGTCAGTCGCTGCCGGAAGGCAGTGAAAACTGTCGTCGTCGCCTGTCCACCTGGCTGCTGGACGGCAGCGAGCCCCCAACGCTGTTGCTGCCGGAGCAGGAGGGCATTCGTGGGATCCGCTTCCCCGTCTGGCTGGATAAAGCAGGCAAGCGCGTGGCGGCAGATTGCCCGGATGCCACCGAAAAAATGCTCGATGTCTGGCCGCTGCCGCTTGAGCCGTGGTTGCCCGCAGGGGAAAAAAGGGCGGCGCGTCTCCCTGCTTCATCAACGGATTGTCCGCCTCAGGACAGCAGCAACGCTGCGCCGCTGATGATTTCGGGCGTCAGAGAGGGGGCG is a genomic window containing:
- the pbpC gene encoding peptidoglycan glycosyltransferase PbpC (penicillin-binding protein 1C) — encoded protein: MRIARLIRSRWLWLAGALLVLWGLIVAADRLWPLPLKEVNPARVVVDEKGTPLWRFADSDGIWRYPVTIEEVSPRYLDALIQYEDRWFWDHPGVNPFSVLRAAWQDLSSGKVVSGGSTLTMQVARLLDPHPRTFGGKVRQLWRAMQLEWHLSKRDILTLYLNRAPFGGTLQGVGAASWTYLGKPPSQLSYSEAALLAVLPQAPSRLRPDRWPERAEAARNKVLDRMVTQGVWSAKQVQESREEPVWLAPRQMPQLAPLFSRMMLGKSRDTKIVTTLDAALQRQLEELALNWKSRLAERSSLAMIVVDHTDMKVRGWVGSVDISDDTRFSHVDMVNAIRSPGSVLKPFIYGMALDDGLIHPASLLQDVPRKTGDYRPGNFDSGFHGPVSMSEALVRSLNLPAVQVLEAFGPKRFAGMLSNAGLPLILPSGAQPNLSLILGGAGARLSDITAAYSAFARHGKAGRLRVQPGDPLLERPLLSPGSAWIIRRILANEAQPLPDGALPQIAPLAWKTGTSYGYRDAWAVGLNARYVIGIWTGRPDGTPVAGQFGFASAVPLMNQVNNLLQSRSTVDEARLPRDPRPDSVGRGVICWPGGQSLPEGSENCRRRLSTWLLDGSEPPTLLLPEQEGIRGIRFPVWLDKAGKRVAADCPDATEKMLDVWPLPLEPWLPAGEKRAARLPASSTDCPPQDSSNAAPLMISGVREGAVIKRLPGEENMTLSLTTTGGEGQRWWFLNGEPLEGRQKNYSLKLYLPGNYQLVVLDESGQTATVNFELNR